One Caldalkalibacillus thermarum genomic window, CTCTTCCCATTATGGCTCGATAACCAAATATGCTTGTTCAATCTTGTCCAGCCAAAGTGTAAGTTCCCCTTCTAATGTACGGTCTCCCAAGCGATCAATAAGCTCCTTTAACCGTTCCACATTGGATTCAAAAGTCTCATCAGGGGGGAATCCCTCTTCCACATGTGTGGAGAGGCAGACAAATCTCTCTAAAATTGCGTACCAAAGGTCTGGGGCATCAAACCAGTTTAAGACACTCTCAGGAATCCGGCGCTTAATTTGCCGTTTTAAACATAACACATCTTCTTGAGAAAGGAGGTCGTGCTCCATGTACAGACGGGTCTTGTCCTCATTAATGGTTTTAACCACGCCTGCCCATTTGTGAATCAATTCCACTTCTCCATGCTCGGCCAAATAATGATAGTAATGGCCACTAAAATGATCACCTGACAATATGGTCAGCTGTCTCTGTTTAAGTGAGTCGTCGGAGCTCACCTTCTGATTATCAACATTGTCGTGGCTGTCCAAACCCAGTTGGATTAACATCTGGGAAATGCAATAGTGTCTGCGTAACGCGGAGGAAATCCCGGTCTGATGCAGAAAAAGAAACAAAAAATGCAGCTGAAACAGGTTAATGTCAGGATAGCGGACATAGCGCTGAACGTAAGGGTGATATGCCCGCTGCTC contains:
- a CDS encoding heptaprenyl diphosphate synthase component 1, yielding MILRDSVYRDELESMLKEVEQRAYHPYVQRYVRYPDINLFQLHFLFLFLHQTGISSALRRHYCISQMLIQLGLDSHDNVDNQKVSSDDSLKQRQLTILSGDHFSGHYYHYLAEHGEVELIHKWAGVVKTINEDKTRLYMEHDLLSQEDVLCLKRQIKRRIPESVLNWFDAPDLWYAILERFVCLSTHVEEGFPPDETFESNVERLKELIDRLGDRTLEGELTLWLDKIEQAYLVIEP